One genomic segment of Mesoterricola silvestris includes these proteins:
- a CDS encoding S46 family peptidase, protein MHLRSSVLTAMAVLLAAPALRSDEGMWTFDNVPAARMKAAYGFAPDAAWLRHLQLATVRFPGGTGAFVSAEGLVITNHHVGRSSIQQVATADRDYIRGGFTAADRAHELKVPGLELMMLVSTQDVTARVREAAKGLPEAEALKARRNAISALIKAEEARTGLTWQAVNLYHGGEHWLYGYRKFTDVRLVAAPELQLASFGGDPDNYTFPRHNLDFALFRVYENGAPYRPEAFLPWATSPLRNGDLTLVSGHPGTTYRQETFAQMSYARDVSIPARIATQLRRRAALVAFAATGDEPRRITADAIYGIDNGVKRMEGMLLGLRKPGNLEKVEKAEQELKARVERDPALKAAVLPSWDRIAQAVKRQKELLGETSLLAVRDVLGSDFLLKALTLVRMPAEAALPTDKRLPEFTDGALKATRDKLLNPAPVHLDLEKVRIAEGLREVLRQLGEGHPAVKALLAGRTPEAAARAAVDGTALADPAARKALMEGGAPALAASKDPLIAFARVLDPLVRAAQARQQEEVQSVLDEHGGRIAGARFQVYGKAIYPDATFTLRLTFGPVATYPANGTLIQPFTTFYGLYDRAIGWGPEAEHGVWSLPRRWWDLKDKLDLATPFNFAYACDTVGGNSGSPVVNAKGELVGLNFDSNIEAQAGYYVYDGTSKRSIAVDARAIREALVKIMDAGWVVKELEGSK, encoded by the coding sequence ATGCATTTGCGTTCCTCCGTCCTGACCGCCATGGCCGTGCTGCTGGCCGCTCCGGCCCTGCGCTCCGACGAGGGCATGTGGACCTTCGACAACGTGCCCGCCGCGCGCATGAAGGCCGCCTACGGGTTCGCGCCGGACGCGGCGTGGCTCCGGCACCTCCAGCTCGCCACGGTGCGCTTTCCCGGGGGCACCGGCGCCTTCGTGAGCGCCGAGGGCCTGGTCATCACGAACCACCACGTGGGCCGCAGCTCCATCCAGCAGGTGGCCACGGCCGACCGGGACTACATCCGCGGGGGCTTCACGGCCGCGGACCGGGCCCATGAGCTCAAGGTCCCGGGCCTGGAGCTGATGATGCTGGTCTCCACCCAGGACGTCACGGCCAGGGTGCGGGAGGCCGCCAAGGGCCTGCCCGAAGCGGAGGCCCTCAAGGCCCGCCGCAACGCCATCTCGGCCCTCATCAAGGCGGAGGAGGCCCGGACCGGCCTCACCTGGCAGGCCGTGAACCTCTACCACGGCGGGGAGCACTGGCTCTACGGCTACCGCAAGTTCACCGACGTGCGCCTCGTGGCGGCCCCGGAACTGCAGCTGGCCTCCTTCGGCGGCGATCCCGACAACTACACCTTCCCCCGCCACAACCTGGACTTCGCCCTGTTCCGGGTCTACGAGAACGGCGCGCCCTACCGCCCCGAGGCCTTCCTGCCCTGGGCCACGTCCCCCCTGCGCAACGGCGACCTCACCCTGGTCTCGGGCCACCCGGGCACCACGTACCGCCAGGAGACCTTCGCCCAGATGAGCTACGCCCGGGACGTCTCCATCCCGGCCCGCATCGCCACCCAGCTGCGCCGGCGCGCCGCGCTGGTGGCCTTCGCCGCCACCGGCGACGAGCCCCGGCGCATCACCGCCGACGCCATCTACGGCATCGACAACGGCGTCAAGCGCATGGAAGGCATGCTCCTGGGCCTGCGCAAGCCCGGCAACCTGGAGAAGGTGGAAAAGGCCGAACAGGAGCTCAAGGCCCGGGTGGAGCGGGATCCCGCCCTCAAGGCCGCGGTGCTCCCCAGCTGGGACCGCATCGCCCAGGCCGTGAAGCGCCAGAAGGAGCTGCTGGGCGAGACCTCGCTCCTGGCCGTCCGGGACGTGCTGGGCTCCGATTTCCTCCTCAAGGCCCTCACCCTGGTGCGCATGCCCGCGGAAGCGGCGCTTCCCACCGACAAGCGCCTGCCCGAATTCACCGACGGGGCCCTGAAGGCCACCCGGGACAAGCTCCTCAATCCCGCCCCCGTGCACCTGGACCTGGAGAAGGTGCGCATCGCCGAGGGCCTGCGCGAGGTCCTGCGCCAGCTGGGCGAAGGCCACCCCGCCGTGAAGGCGCTCCTGGCCGGGCGCACCCCCGAGGCCGCGGCCCGGGCCGCGGTGGACGGCACCGCCCTGGCCGATCCCGCCGCCCGCAAGGCCCTGATGGAGGGCGGCGCCCCGGCCCTGGCCGCCAGCAAGGATCCCCTCATCGCCTTCGCGCGGGTGCTGGATCCCCTCGTCCGCGCCGCCCAGGCCCGGCAGCAGGAGGAGGTGCAGAGCGTCCTGGACGAGCACGGCGGCCGCATCGCCGGGGCCCGGTTCCAGGTGTACGGCAAGGCCATCTACCCCGACGCCACTTTCACCCTGCGCCTCACCTTCGGCCCCGTGGCCACCTATCCCGCCAACGGCACCCTCATCCAGCCCTTCACCACCTTCTACGGGCTCTACGACCGCGCCATCGGCTGGGGCCCCGAAGCCGAGCACGGGGTGTGGTCCCTGCCCAGGCGCTGGTGGGACCTCAAGGACAAGCTGGACCTGGCCACCCCCTTCAACTTCGCCTACGCCTGCGACACCGTGGGCGGCAATTCCGGCTCCCCCGTGGTCAACGCCAAGGGCGAACTGGTGGGCCTCAACTTCGACAGCAACATCGAGGCCCAGGCCGGGTACTACGTGTACGACGGCACCAGCAAGCGCTCCATCGCCGTGGACGCCCGGGCCATCCGGGAGGCCCTGGTGAAGATCATGGACGCCGGCTGGGTCGTGAAGGAACTGGAAGGCTCGAAATAA
- the truB gene encoding tRNA pseudouridine(55) synthase TruB: protein MIPGVHLVHKEVGQSSFDVVRGFKHEAWEAGLKKFALGHGGTLDPFAEGLLLVLAGQATRLMELLHPLPKTYLARVAWGSETDSGDHLGLVTAEGPRPSPEALEGVLEGFLGWTDQVPPATSAKKIDGEAAYKKAHRGEVFEMRPSRVYLHEARWVSHALPGESLLRITCRGGYYVRSLARDIGRLLGCPAHLSGLARTAIGPWEDPGSGERKVLTGRDVLPWCAVRVLDDAEADHLLHGRPVPLGVLEAPAWALPEGFPDPDAPVAGVHGGRTVALLREKDGAYWTCANLRGGL, encoded by the coding sequence TTGATCCCCGGCGTCCACCTGGTCCACAAGGAGGTCGGGCAGAGCAGCTTCGACGTGGTGAGGGGCTTCAAGCACGAGGCCTGGGAGGCGGGCCTGAAGAAGTTCGCCCTGGGCCACGGCGGCACCCTGGATCCCTTCGCCGAAGGGCTCCTCCTGGTGCTGGCCGGCCAGGCCACCCGCCTCATGGAACTGCTCCACCCCCTGCCCAAGACCTACCTGGCCCGGGTCGCCTGGGGTTCCGAAACCGATTCCGGGGACCACCTGGGCCTGGTGACCGCCGAAGGCCCCCGGCCTTCCCCGGAGGCCCTGGAAGGCGTCCTGGAGGGCTTCCTGGGCTGGACCGACCAGGTCCCCCCCGCCACCAGCGCCAAGAAGATCGACGGCGAGGCCGCTTACAAGAAGGCCCACCGGGGCGAGGTCTTCGAGATGCGCCCCTCCCGGGTGTACCTGCACGAGGCCCGGTGGGTCTCCCACGCCCTGCCCGGGGAGTCCCTCCTGCGCATCACCTGCCGGGGCGGCTACTACGTGCGTTCCCTGGCCCGGGACATCGGCCGCCTCCTGGGCTGCCCCGCGCACCTGTCGGGCCTGGCGCGCACCGCCATCGGCCCCTGGGAGGACCCCGGCAGCGGCGAGCGCAAGGTCCTCACCGGCCGGGACGTCCTGCCCTGGTGCGCCGTGCGCGTCCTGGACGACGCCGAGGCCGATCACCTCCTGCACGGCCGCCCCGTGCCCCTGGGCGTCCTGGAAGCCCCCGCCTGGGCCCTGCCCGAGGGGTTCCCGGATCCGGATGCGCCGGTGGCCGGAGTGCATGGGGGGAGGACCGTGGCGCTGCTGCGGGAAAAAGACGGGGCCTATTGGACCTGCGCGAACCTGAGGGGCGGACTCTAG
- the rbfA gene encoding 30S ribosome-binding factor RbfA → MLRPQQIEDQLQFMLSTLIQRELRDPDLGFLTLTAVRITGDRSIARVYYTVLGDEAQLDRSRKALGRAAGFLRTHLAKHLKMRRVPELQFFPDATLEEGNKIEAIFAKIKEEEAARPPAAEDEA, encoded by the coding sequence ATGCTCCGCCCCCAGCAGATCGAAGACCAACTCCAGTTCATGCTTTCAACCCTCATCCAGCGGGAGCTCCGGGACCCGGACCTGGGCTTCCTGACCCTGACCGCCGTGCGCATCACCGGGGACCGCAGCATCGCCCGGGTGTACTACACGGTGCTGGGCGACGAGGCCCAGCTGGACCGCTCCCGCAAGGCCCTGGGCCGCGCCGCGGGCTTCCTGCGCACCCACCTGGCCAAGCACCTCAAGATGCGCCGCGTGCCCGAACTGCAGTTCTTCCCCGACGCCACCCTGGAGGAGGGGAACAAGATCGAGGCCATCTTCGCGAAGATCAAGGAGGAGGAAGCCGCCCGTCCTCCCGCGGCCGAGGACGAGGCTTGA
- a CDS encoding TFIIB-type zinc ribbon-containing protein, which yields MEAATLNCRSCGAAVGENDVRCPYCRSQLATVACPRCLGMVSVHAAHCSRCGAEITRAEAAPTELACPACRAKLLHTSVGDAHLDSCHACGGVWVAQAEFERIAGGREERGGVLGALPGEGPGGPIHAEEIRYRPCALCGKFMNRVNYARTSGVILDVCKDHGLWFDPDELRRVLAFIEAGGLDKNREREIRELDEKRRNATPEATSGLPMSDPFQISGPGSTGLELVVRGLFGLSRWL from the coding sequence ATGGAAGCCGCGACGCTGAACTGCCGATCCTGCGGGGCCGCCGTGGGGGAGAACGATGTGCGATGCCCCTACTGCCGCAGCCAGCTGGCCACCGTGGCCTGCCCGCGGTGCCTGGGCATGGTTTCCGTGCACGCCGCCCACTGTTCCCGGTGCGGGGCCGAAATCACCCGCGCCGAGGCCGCCCCCACCGAACTGGCCTGTCCCGCCTGCCGGGCGAAACTTCTCCACACCTCCGTGGGGGACGCGCACCTGGATTCCTGCCATGCCTGCGGGGGCGTCTGGGTGGCCCAGGCGGAATTCGAGCGCATCGCCGGGGGCCGGGAGGAGCGGGGCGGGGTGCTCGGGGCCCTGCCCGGGGAGGGCCCCGGGGGACCCATCCACGCCGAGGAGATCCGCTACCGCCCCTGCGCCCTGTGCGGCAAGTTCATGAACCGGGTCAACTACGCCCGAACCTCGGGCGTGATCCTGGACGTCTGCAAGGACCACGGCCTCTGGTTCGACCCGGACGAGCTCCGCCGGGTCCTGGCCTTCATCGAGGCCGGGGGCCTGGACAAGAACCGCGAGCGCGAGATCCGCGAATTGGATGAGAAGCGCCGCAACGCCACTCCCGAGGCCACTTCCGGGCTCCCCATGTCCGACCCCTTCCAGATCTCCGGCCCGGGGAGCACGGGCCTGGAACTGGTCGTCCGGGGCCTCTTCGGACTCTCCCGCTGGCTCTAG
- a CDS encoding phosphoglycerate kinase: MSFRTLRDIDVKGHRVFLRADLNVPIKEGVIKDATRITETLATLRHLLDGGASVVLCSHLGRPAGTGFEAEFSMAPVAAHLKGLGLDVRLASGVTGEAVEAEAAALRPGQVLLLENLRFDKGETKNKPEFAQALAKLADTYVDDAFGASHRAHASVSGMVPFMPAGRAVAGFLMEKELKALGKVMTDPEKPLLAVMGGSKVSDKIDIIRHFFGKADAILIGGAMTFTFLKAQGVAIGKSLCEDDKLELARTLLAEAKAAGTRLLLPSDHVVAEAISADAECDITQDAAVPDGKMGLDIGPETVATYAGEIRRARTLLWNGPMGVFEIDAFASGTLTIAEEMADAADKGAFVVVGGGDSVSAANKAGVTRRMSHVSTGGGASLEFLSGMDLPGVAALQ; this comes from the coding sequence ATGTCGTTCAGAACCCTCAGGGACATTGATGTGAAAGGCCACCGGGTCTTCCTTCGCGCGGACCTCAACGTCCCCATCAAGGAAGGCGTCATCAAGGACGCCACCCGCATCACCGAGACCCTGGCCACCCTGCGCCACCTCCTGGACGGCGGCGCCTCCGTGGTGCTCTGCTCCCACCTGGGCCGGCCCGCGGGCACGGGCTTCGAGGCCGAGTTCAGCATGGCGCCCGTGGCCGCCCATCTCAAGGGGCTGGGCCTGGACGTGCGCCTCGCCAGCGGCGTCACGGGCGAGGCCGTGGAGGCCGAGGCCGCCGCGCTCCGGCCCGGCCAGGTGCTCCTCCTGGAGAACCTGCGCTTCGACAAGGGCGAGACCAAGAACAAGCCCGAGTTCGCCCAGGCCCTGGCCAAGCTGGCCGACACCTACGTGGACGACGCCTTCGGGGCCTCCCACCGCGCCCACGCCTCCGTGAGCGGCATGGTGCCCTTCATGCCCGCGGGCCGGGCCGTGGCGGGCTTCCTCATGGAGAAGGAGCTCAAGGCCCTGGGCAAGGTCATGACCGATCCGGAAAAGCCCCTGCTGGCCGTCATGGGCGGCAGCAAGGTCTCCGACAAGATCGACATCATCCGCCACTTCTTCGGCAAGGCCGACGCCATCCTCATCGGCGGCGCCATGACCTTCACCTTCCTCAAGGCCCAGGGCGTGGCCATCGGCAAGAGCCTCTGCGAGGACGACAAGCTGGAACTGGCCCGGACCCTCCTGGCCGAGGCCAAGGCCGCCGGCACCCGCCTCCTGCTCCCCAGCGACCACGTGGTGGCCGAGGCCATCTCCGCCGACGCCGAGTGCGACATCACCCAGGACGCCGCGGTGCCCGACGGGAAGATGGGCCTGGACATCGGCCCCGAGACCGTCGCCACCTACGCCGGGGAGATCCGCCGGGCCCGCACCCTGCTCTGGAACGGGCCCATGGGCGTCTTCGAGATCGACGCCTTCGCCAGCGGCACCCTCACCATCGCCGAGGAGATGGCCGACGCCGCCGACAAGGGCGCCTTCGTGGTGGTGGGCGGCGGGGACAGCGTCTCCGCGGCCAACAAGGCCGGGGTCACCCGGCGCATGAGCCACGTCTCCACCGGCGGGGGCGCGAGCCTCGAATTCCTCAGCGGCATGGACCTCCCGGGCGTCGCCGCCCTCCAATAG
- a CDS encoding NAD(+)/NADH kinase, whose protein sequence is MVRPTLVIVAKSRSPWLAKGLADVVPTFLARGWDVWAHPKIQNAWNAAGLPPEAFRGDTRYGEGLPVPDLCLALGGDGTLLTAARHVGMRGTPLLGINLGSLGFLTCHPSGEARAVVEAYFQGGFRTETRTMLHAQVVRGTEVLGGRPALNDAVVNKGVVARIMEFRIQVDGHDAASIKADGLIVATPTGSTAYSLSAGGPVLYPALDAWVISAICPHSLTLRPIVVPAHLPVSITLDRTEDAHLTLDGQLEMEIHAGDRLELRKSEREITLIQSPEFSFFHLLGEKLHWSDR, encoded by the coding sequence ATGGTCCGACCCACCCTCGTTATCGTCGCCAAGAGCAGGTCCCCCTGGCTCGCCAAGGGCCTTGCCGACGTGGTTCCCACCTTCCTCGCCAGGGGCTGGGACGTGTGGGCCCACCCCAAGATCCAGAACGCCTGGAACGCGGCGGGCCTGCCCCCGGAGGCCTTCCGCGGCGACACCCGGTACGGCGAGGGCCTCCCGGTGCCCGATCTCTGCCTGGCCCTGGGGGGGGACGGCACCCTCCTCACCGCCGCGCGCCACGTGGGCATGAGGGGCACCCCCCTCCTGGGCATCAACCTGGGATCATTGGGCTTCCTCACCTGCCACCCCTCGGGCGAGGCCCGGGCGGTGGTGGAGGCCTACTTCCAGGGGGGCTTCCGCACGGAGACCCGCACCATGCTCCACGCCCAGGTGGTGCGCGGCACCGAGGTCCTGGGGGGCCGCCCCGCCCTCAACGACGCCGTGGTGAACAAGGGGGTGGTGGCCCGCATCATGGAGTTCCGCATCCAGGTGGACGGCCACGACGCCGCCAGCATCAAGGCCGACGGCCTCATCGTGGCCACCCCCACCGGCTCCACCGCGTACTCCCTGTCGGCCGGTGGCCCGGTCCTCTACCCCGCCCTGGACGCCTGGGTCATCTCCGCCATCTGCCCCCATTCCCTCACCCTGCGCCCCATCGTGGTGCCCGCCCACCTGCCCGTGTCCATCACCCTGGACCGCACCGAGGACGCCCACCTGACCCTGGACGGCCAGCTGGAGATGGAGATCCATGCCGGGGACCGGCTGGAGCTGAGGAAATCCGAAAGGGAGATCACGTTGATCCAGAGCCCGGAGTTCAGCTTCTTCCATCTGCTGGGGGAGAAACTGCACTGGTCGGATCGCTAA
- the aroF gene encoding 3-deoxy-7-phosphoheptulonate synthase: MLILMDPGATAEQVRTVMDVLEGAGVRAYVQDSPAATSILAPHASKALKADRIEPLEGVSRVVPITSPFKLASADAAPGRTIVDVRGVKVGGRDLTLMAGPCGVESREQLFTVARYVAESGARLLRAGAHKPRTSPYAFQGLGEEGLELLDQARREFDLGIVTEATEVETFDGVERVADLVQIGARNMQNFALLKRAGRSSRPVLLKRGPAATLEEWLFAAEYVLSEGNRNVILCERGIRTWSAHARNTLDVSVIPAAKALTHLPVIADPSHATGRRDLVIPCARAAVAAGADGIIVETHCQPSQALSDGPQALLPSDFLQMVGQVTAIRDLLVKDSPGATFCF; this comes from the coding sequence ATGCTCATCCTCATGGACCCGGGGGCGACGGCGGAACAGGTGCGGACCGTCATGGACGTCCTGGAGGGGGCCGGGGTGCGGGCCTACGTGCAGGACTCCCCCGCGGCCACCAGCATCCTGGCCCCCCACGCCTCCAAGGCCCTCAAGGCCGACCGCATCGAGCCCCTGGAGGGGGTGAGCCGGGTTGTGCCCATCACCTCCCCCTTCAAGCTGGCCTCCGCGGACGCGGCCCCGGGGCGCACCATCGTGGACGTGCGCGGGGTGAAGGTGGGGGGCCGGGACCTGACCCTCATGGCCGGGCCCTGCGGCGTGGAGAGCCGGGAGCAGCTGTTCACCGTGGCCCGCTACGTGGCCGAGAGCGGCGCCCGGCTCCTGCGCGCCGGCGCCCACAAGCCCCGCACAAGCCCCTACGCCTTCCAGGGCCTGGGCGAGGAGGGGCTGGAGCTCCTGGACCAGGCCCGGAGGGAATTCGACCTGGGCATCGTCACCGAGGCCACGGAGGTGGAGACCTTCGACGGCGTGGAGCGCGTGGCGGACCTGGTGCAGATCGGCGCCCGCAACATGCAGAACTTCGCCCTCCTCAAGCGCGCCGGCCGATCCTCCCGCCCCGTCCTCCTCAAGCGCGGCCCCGCGGCCACCCTGGAGGAATGGCTCTTCGCCGCCGAGTACGTCCTCAGCGAAGGCAACCGCAACGTCATCCTCTGCGAGCGCGGCATCCGCACCTGGAGCGCCCACGCCCGCAACACCCTGGACGTCTCCGTCATCCCCGCCGCCAAGGCCCTCACCCACCTCCCCGTCATCGCCGACCCCAGCCACGCCACGGGCCGCCGCGACCTGGTCATCCCCTGCGCCCGGGCCGCCGTGGCCGCCGGCGCCGACGGGATCATCGTGGAGACCCACTGCCAGCCCTCCCAGGCCCTCAGCGACGGGCCCCAGGCCCTCCTGCCCTCGGACTTCCTCCAGATGGTGGGCCAGGTCACGGCCATCCGGGACCTGCTGGTGAAGGATTCCCCCGGGGCCACCTTCTGCTTCTGA
- a CDS encoding class I SAM-dependent methyltransferase, which produces MTEWFRDWFDQDYAAIYAARGPEEAGTAVAMALSRAPGLASGPVLDLACGSGRHLAALRRTNGEAFGLDLSRDLLAMAPEELRPWLLRGDMRRLPIRAGSLSGICMWFTPFGYFSDEQNRALLAALRGLLRPGGVLLLDYLNAAQVRATLVKEDEAVHHGLRVVSRRSLEDKRIVKRMVLTRLETGDTRRVTESVRLYEPCELVAMARECGLELSGEAGDYQGGAFDAASSPRWIGFLRRNEVDWGQ; this is translated from the coding sequence GTGACGGAATGGTTCAGGGACTGGTTCGACCAGGATTACGCGGCCATCTACGCGGCCCGAGGGCCCGAGGAGGCCGGGACGGCGGTGGCCATGGCCCTCTCGCGGGCGCCGGGCCTGGCCTCGGGGCCCGTCCTGGACCTGGCCTGCGGGTCGGGGCGGCACCTGGCGGCCCTGCGCCGCACCAATGGCGAAGCCTTCGGCCTGGACCTCTCCCGGGACCTCCTGGCCATGGCCCCGGAGGAGCTCCGCCCCTGGCTCCTGCGGGGCGACATGCGGCGCCTGCCGATCCGGGCGGGCAGCCTTTCGGGGATCTGCATGTGGTTCACCCCCTTCGGCTACTTCTCCGACGAGCAGAACCGCGCGCTGCTGGCGGCCCTGCGCGGCCTGCTGCGGCCCGGGGGGGTGCTCCTGCTGGACTACCTCAACGCCGCCCAGGTGCGGGCGACCCTCGTGAAGGAGGACGAGGCGGTGCACCACGGCCTGCGGGTGGTGAGCCGGCGCTCCCTGGAGGACAAGCGCATCGTCAAGCGCATGGTCCTCACCCGCCTGGAGACGGGCGACACCCGCAGGGTCACGGAATCGGTGCGCCTGTACGAGCCCTGCGAACTGGTGGCCATGGCCCGGGAATGCGGCCTGGAGCTCTCCGGCGAAGCCGGCGACTACCAGGGCGGGGCCTTCGACGCCGCATCCTCGCCCCGGTGGATCGGCTTCCTGCGGCGGAATGAGGTAGACTGGGGTCAATAA
- the tpiA gene encoding triose-phosphate isomerase, protein MRMVVANWKMNHLRRDAEAFCASLLGAYKPVDGVVAAIAPPFPLIPVVSRLVAGSAVRVYAQNAHAEAKGAYTGEVSMAMAMDAGCTGVLLGHSERRQYNGETEATLLPKVKAAAAQGLLPMLCVGETLAQRDAGATLDVLRGQLSILAQAPEGPIAVAYEPVWAIGTGRVATVEQIAEVHAFIRKELLALMGPRGGDVPILYGGSVTPDNFQDILKVPHVAGGLVGGASLDPAKFLKLLDIAAQ, encoded by the coding sequence ATGAGAATGGTCGTAGCGAACTGGAAGATGAACCACCTGCGCCGGGACGCCGAGGCGTTCTGCGCCTCCCTCCTGGGCGCCTACAAGCCCGTGGACGGCGTCGTCGCCGCCATCGCCCCGCCCTTCCCCCTCATCCCCGTGGTGAGCCGGCTCGTGGCCGGGAGCGCCGTGCGCGTCTACGCCCAGAACGCCCACGCGGAGGCCAAGGGCGCCTACACGGGCGAAGTCTCCATGGCCATGGCCATGGACGCCGGCTGCACCGGCGTGCTCCTGGGCCACAGCGAGCGCCGGCAGTACAACGGGGAGACCGAGGCCACCCTCCTGCCCAAAGTCAAGGCCGCCGCCGCCCAGGGCCTCCTGCCCATGCTCTGCGTGGGCGAGACCCTCGCCCAGCGGGACGCGGGCGCGACCCTGGACGTCCTGCGCGGCCAGCTCTCCATCCTGGCCCAGGCCCCCGAAGGCCCCATCGCCGTGGCCTACGAGCCTGTGTGGGCCATCGGCACCGGCCGCGTGGCCACCGTGGAGCAGATCGCCGAGGTGCACGCCTTCATCCGCAAGGAGCTCCTCGCCCTCATGGGCCCCCGGGGCGGCGACGTGCCCATCCTCTACGGCGGCAGCGTCACCCCCGACAACTTCCAGGACATCCTGAAGGTCCCCCACGTGGCCGGCGGCCTCGTGGGAGGCGCGAGCCTGGACCCGGCCAAGTTCCTGAAGTTGCTGGATATCGCGGCGCAATAG